In one window of Meiothermus sp. DNA:
- the purE gene encoding 5-(carboxyamino)imidazole ribonucleotide mutase — protein MELPSHPLVGIIMGSRSDWETMQHAAQTLEQLQVSYEVRVVSAHRTPDLLFEYAEQAEARGLEVIIAGAGGAAHLPGMTAAKTGLPVLGVPVESRALKGLDSLLSIVQMPAGVPVGTLAIGRAGAVNAALLAVGILGNKYPKCKAALANYRKAQTEAVLAKPDPRLES, from the coding sequence ATGGAACTGCCCTCGCACCCTCTAGTTGGGATCATTATGGGCTCCAGGTCAGACTGGGAGACCATGCAACACGCTGCGCAAACCCTGGAGCAACTCCAGGTTTCCTACGAGGTGCGGGTGGTTTCGGCGCACCGCACCCCCGACCTGCTTTTTGAATATGCCGAGCAGGCCGAGGCGCGGGGCCTCGAGGTCATCATTGCTGGGGCCGGTGGGGCCGCGCACCTGCCGGGTATGACCGCGGCCAAAACCGGCCTGCCGGTGCTGGGGGTTCCGGTGGAATCCAGAGCCCTCAAAGGGCTGGACTCCCTTTTGTCCATCGTGCAGATGCCGGCTGGCGTGCCCGTGGGAACTCTGGCCATTGGCCGGGCGGGGGCCGTCAATGCGGCTTTACTAGCGGTGGGTATCCTGGGCAACAAGTACCCTAAGTGCAAAGCCGCTTTGGCAAACTACCGCAAGGCCCAGACCGAGGCGGTGCTGGCCAAGCCCGACCCCCGCCTCGAGAGCTGA
- the metH gene encoding methionine synthase, whose product MSVSAPRDFFAEQGIEPLTAQGYRRAARVEAFPYLKALSERVLVYDGAMGTEIFKYNLSDADYGGEQYSGCPEILNRTRPDVIGAIHRSYLEVGADVIETNTFGCLPHVLSEYGLEAEAEDLAFAAAQIAREAAEAYSSKKPRFVAGSLGPGTKLISLGQIGWGEMFESYRTGARGLIQGGVDLLIIETCQDILQVRCAVLAARQAMQDAAREVPLQVQVTFEATGTLLVGTDDSAALTVLESLPVDVVGINCAVGPDLMDSHIRHFCQHSTRWVSCLPNAGLPRNEGGKAVFDLTPAELARWQLKFVQEYGLNVVGGCCGTGPAHIRALAEALHGKDIPALRHSQPTPSASPLGQVASLYQSVPLKQDTGILIVGERTNATGSKKFRELLFAGDFDGMTELAAEQVAEGAHVLDVSVAWTGRDEVRDMREVLRRFATSVPIPIMIDSTQPEVMEEALLHLGGRAILNSVNLEDGLEKFDRVAALAKRHGAALVALTIDEDKEAGMAKTVERKVEIALRMYERLTQVHGIPGESILFDLLTFPITQGDEDTRKLALWTVEGIRRLREQLPEVGFILGISNVSFGLSAQARVVLNSVFLDECIQAGLTAAILNAGKILPINQIPKEQYELALDLIYDRRQFGADGEVTHDPLFAFVDYFAKNKVDKALAKDPLAGLPLEERLQKRIIEGRKVGLETDLELALTRYTPVEIINQILLEGMKVVGDLFGAGKMQLPFVLQAAETMKAAVRYLEPKMEKLEGVHKGTMVLATVKGDVHDIGKNLVDIILSNNGYKVVNLGIKKPIEEILAAVEEHRPDAVGMSGLLVKSTVVMKENLEYMAARGVSLPVVLGGAALNRHYVENDLRQTYTTGPVFYASDAFDGLQLMEELTGHAPPRLTSREVSGHKYKTAYEILQEKLMAGSEYIPSNTPPAPRIPRPPFWGRRVVDRSELEIGVISRYVNKNALFRGQWGFRKGEMSQPEYEAYLERLAEPMFEDMVLQAMGEGWLEPAVVYGYWPVASDKNELIVFDPATGAERFRFNFPRQMGAGSRHLCIADFFRPRYADPLSQEQDWIPQAAWDNGARDVLAAQVVTMGRKVSEVAQALFQSDAYQDYLYLHGFSVEMAEALAEYWHKRIRQQLDIAQGDATNLEELFRQGYQGSRYSFGYPACPRLEDQRYLQDLLQWQEIGVELSEEYQLHPEQSTSAIVVHHPSARYFNL is encoded by the coding sequence GTGAGTGTAAGCGCACCGCGTGACTTCTTCGCCGAGCAAGGCATCGAACCTCTGACGGCCCAGGGCTACCGGCGGGCGGCCCGGGTAGAGGCTTTCCCGTATCTGAAGGCCCTTTCGGAGCGGGTGCTGGTCTACGACGGGGCCATGGGCACGGAAATTTTCAAGTACAACCTGAGCGACGCGGATTATGGGGGCGAGCAGTATAGCGGTTGTCCTGAAATTTTGAACCGCACCCGCCCGGATGTGATCGGTGCGATACACCGCAGCTACCTCGAGGTCGGCGCGGACGTAATCGAGACCAACACCTTTGGCTGCTTGCCCCATGTGCTTTCCGAGTACGGCCTGGAGGCCGAGGCCGAAGACCTGGCCTTTGCCGCCGCCCAGATTGCCCGGGAGGCCGCTGAGGCGTACTCGAGCAAAAAGCCCCGCTTTGTGGCGGGGTCGCTGGGGCCCGGCACCAAGCTCATCTCGCTGGGGCAGATTGGCTGGGGTGAAATGTTCGAGTCCTACCGCACCGGTGCCCGGGGCCTCATACAGGGCGGGGTGGACCTGCTCATTATCGAGACCTGCCAGGACATCTTGCAGGTACGCTGCGCGGTGCTGGCCGCCCGGCAGGCCATGCAGGACGCCGCTCGCGAGGTGCCGCTGCAGGTGCAGGTAACGTTCGAGGCCACCGGCACTCTGCTGGTCGGCACCGATGACAGCGCCGCCCTGACCGTGCTGGAGAGCCTGCCGGTAGATGTGGTCGGGATCAACTGTGCCGTAGGCCCCGACCTTATGGACTCGCACATCCGCCATTTCTGCCAGCACAGCACCCGCTGGGTGAGCTGCCTGCCCAACGCGGGCCTGCCCCGCAACGAGGGGGGCAAGGCGGTATTTGACCTCACCCCCGCCGAACTAGCCCGCTGGCAGCTCAAGTTTGTGCAGGAGTACGGCCTGAACGTAGTAGGGGGGTGTTGCGGAACCGGCCCTGCGCACATCCGGGCGCTGGCCGAGGCCCTACACGGAAAAGACATTCCTGCTCTGCGCCATAGCCAGCCAACCCCCAGCGCCTCTCCTTTGGGCCAGGTCGCTAGCCTCTACCAGAGCGTGCCGCTCAAGCAAGATACCGGCATTCTGATTGTAGGAGAGCGCACCAACGCCACGGGGAGTAAGAAGTTCCGCGAGCTCTTGTTCGCCGGAGACTTCGACGGGATGACCGAACTGGCCGCAGAACAGGTGGCCGAGGGCGCCCACGTGCTGGACGTATCGGTGGCCTGGACCGGGCGCGACGAAGTGCGCGACATGCGCGAGGTGCTGAGGCGCTTTGCCACCAGCGTACCTATCCCCATCATGATTGACTCCACCCAGCCCGAGGTGATGGAGGAGGCCCTGCTGCACCTGGGCGGGCGGGCCATTCTGAACTCGGTAAACCTGGAAGATGGCCTGGAGAAGTTCGACCGGGTGGCAGCCCTGGCCAAGCGCCACGGGGCCGCGCTGGTGGCCCTGACCATCGACGAGGACAAGGAAGCCGGCATGGCCAAAACGGTGGAGCGCAAAGTGGAGATTGCCCTGCGCATGTACGAGCGCCTCACCCAGGTGCACGGCATTCCGGGGGAGTCCATCCTCTTTGACTTGCTGACCTTCCCCATCACCCAGGGCGATGAGGACACCCGCAAGCTGGCCTTATGGACCGTTGAGGGTATCCGCCGCTTGCGCGAGCAGCTCCCCGAGGTGGGTTTCATCCTGGGCATCTCCAACGTTTCGTTTGGGCTCTCGGCGCAGGCCCGGGTGGTGCTTAACTCGGTCTTCCTGGACGAGTGCATCCAGGCCGGCCTGACCGCGGCCATTCTGAACGCCGGTAAGATTCTGCCCATTAATCAGATTCCTAAAGAGCAGTACGAGCTGGCCCTGGATCTGATCTACGACCGTCGGCAGTTTGGCGCGGACGGCGAGGTGACCCACGACCCCCTGTTTGCGTTTGTGGACTACTTCGCCAAGAACAAGGTGGACAAGGCCCTGGCCAAGGATCCGCTGGCCGGGCTCCCCCTCGAGGAGCGCCTGCAAAAACGCATCATCGAGGGCCGTAAGGTGGGCCTCGAGACCGACCTCGAGCTCGCCCTCACCCGGTACACGCCGGTAGAGATTATCAACCAGATACTCCTGGAGGGCATGAAGGTGGTGGGTGACCTGTTCGGCGCAGGCAAGATGCAACTGCCCTTTGTGCTGCAAGCCGCCGAAACCATGAAGGCCGCCGTGCGCTACCTCGAGCCCAAAATGGAAAAGCTGGAAGGCGTGCACAAGGGTACCATGGTACTCGCTACAGTAAAGGGCGATGTGCACGACATCGGCAAGAACCTGGTGGACATCATCCTCTCCAACAATGGCTACAAGGTGGTCAACCTGGGCATCAAGAAGCCCATCGAGGAGATTCTGGCAGCGGTAGAAGAGCACCGGCCCGATGCGGTGGGCATGAGCGGCTTGCTGGTCAAGAGCACCGTGGTGATGAAGGAAAACCTGGAGTATATGGCCGCTCGGGGGGTAAGCCTGCCGGTGGTGCTGGGTGGGGCGGCGCTCAACCGGCATTATGTGGAAAACGACCTGCGCCAGACCTATACCACCGGCCCGGTTTTTTACGCTTCTGACGCCTTCGACGGTCTGCAACTGATGGAAGAACTGACGGGCCATGCCCCGCCCCGACTCACCAGCCGCGAGGTCAGCGGACACAAATACAAAACCGCTTACGAGATTTTGCAGGAGAAGCTGATGGCCGGTTCAGAATACATCCCTTCCAACACCCCACCGGCTCCCCGCATCCCCCGGCCCCCCTTTTGGGGGCGGCGGGTGGTGGATAGGAGCGAGCTCGAGATCGGGGTCATCTCCCGCTACGTCAACAAGAACGCACTCTTCCGGGGGCAGTGGGGCTTTCGCAAGGGCGAGATGAGCCAGCCGGAATACGAGGCCTATCTGGAGCGCCTGGCCGAGCCGATGTTCGAGGACATGGTGCTCCAGGCCATGGGTGAAGGCTGGCTCGAGCCCGCCGTGGTCTATGGCTACTGGCCTGTGGCCTCGGATAAAAACGAACTGATCGTCTTTGACCCGGCCACTGGGGCCGAGCGCTTCCGCTTCAACTTCCCCCGCCAGATGGGCGCGGGCTCCCGCCACTTGTGCATCGCCGACTTCTTCCGCCCCCGCTACGCCGATCCCCTGAGCCAGGAGCAAGACTGGATTCCACAGGCGGCCTGGGATAATGGCGCCCGCGACGTGCTGGCCGCCCAGGTAGTCACCATGGGCCGCAAGGTCTCGGAGGTAGCTCAGGCGTTGTTCCAGTCCGATGCCTATCAGGATTACCTGTATTTGCATGGCTTCTCGGTGGAGATGGCCGAGGCCCTGGCCGAGTACTGGCACAAGCGCATCCGACAGCAGTTGGACATTGCCCAAGGCGACGCCACAAACCTGGAGGAGCTTTTCCGGCAGGGCTACCAGGGCAGCCGCTACAGCTTTGGCTACCCGGCCTGCCCTCGCCTAGAAGACCAGCGCTATTTGCAAGACCTGCTCCAGTGGCAGGAAATTGGGGTCGAGTTAAGCGAAGAGTACCAGCTTCACCCCGAGCAATCCACCAGCGCTATCGTGGTACACCATCCCTCGGCGCGCTATTTCAACCTGTAA
- a CDS encoding 5-(carboxyamino)imidazole ribonucleotide synthase, protein MRIGVLGGGQLGRMLALAGYPLGLRFRFLDRVAEAPAGQLAELVQGDYADEAVLGRFAEGLELITYEFENVPVGAANWLAERRPVYPPPAALEVAQDRLDEKTFFQGLGIPTPLFYPVLTQNDLLDGLERTGFPAILKTRRLGYDGKGQKLLRSSNDLETAWLQLGGQPLILEAFVPFERELSILAVRSRSGQVAFYPLVENHHKGGILRKSLAPAPATPARLQHEAEHLALRVMEKLDYVGVLAIELFEVEGVLWANEMAPRVHNSGHWTIEGAETSQFENHLRAVLGLPLGSTAARGHSAMLNLIGLQPNPMRVLEIPGAHLHWYGKEVRPGRKVGHMTLRADTRDALEARLQALEAMLNQETSPFIPDSKR, encoded by the coding sequence GTGCGGATAGGGGTTCTGGGCGGTGGACAACTGGGAAGAATGCTGGCCCTGGCAGGGTACCCCCTGGGGCTGCGCTTTCGCTTCTTGGATCGGGTGGCGGAGGCTCCGGCGGGCCAGTTGGCCGAGCTGGTGCAGGGCGATTATGCCGACGAAGCGGTGTTGGGCCGCTTTGCCGAGGGCCTCGAGCTCATCACCTACGAGTTCGAGAACGTACCGGTGGGGGCGGCGAACTGGCTGGCCGAACGCCGACCCGTTTACCCGCCGCCGGCAGCCCTCGAGGTAGCGCAGGATCGACTGGACGAAAAGACCTTTTTTCAGGGGCTGGGTATTCCTACCCCCTTGTTTTATCCGGTGCTGACCCAAAACGACCTGCTGGATGGCCTCGAGCGCACCGGCTTTCCGGCCATACTCAAAACTCGGCGGCTGGGCTACGACGGCAAGGGCCAGAAGCTGCTGCGTTCGTCGAACGACCTCGAGACCGCCTGGCTACAGCTCGGGGGACAGCCCCTTATTCTGGAAGCTTTTGTGCCCTTCGAGCGCGAGCTGTCCATTCTGGCGGTGCGCAGCCGAAGCGGTCAGGTGGCTTTTTATCCCCTGGTGGAAAACCACCACAAGGGCGGCATCCTTCGCAAAAGCCTGGCCCCTGCCCCGGCCACCCCGGCCCGTCTACAGCACGAGGCCGAGCACCTTGCCCTGCGGGTGATGGAAAAACTGGACTATGTGGGGGTGCTGGCCATCGAGCTGTTCGAGGTCGAGGGCGTTCTTTGGGCCAACGAGATGGCCCCCCGGGTGCACAATTCGGGCCACTGGACGATTGAAGGAGCCGAGACCAGCCAGTTCGAAAACCACCTGCGGGCTGTACTGGGCCTACCCTTAGGTTCTACGGCAGCCCGGGGCCACTCGGCCATGCTGAACCTGATTGGTTTGCAGCCCAACCCTATGCGCGTGCTGGAAATTCCCGGGGCCCACCTGCACTGGTACGGCAAGGAGGTGCGCCCCGGGCGTAAGGTGGGGCACATGACCCTGCGGGCCGATACCCGAGATGCGCTGGAAGCGAGGCTACAAGCATTGGAGGCTATGTTGAATCAGGAAACCTCACCCTTTATACCGGATTCAAAAAGATAA
- a CDS encoding bifunctional diguanylate cyclase/phosphodiesterase, with protein sequence MGSRAYGGVWLVAGLLSAVLLVWGVAARWWGWALVCALLLGLLAWLYWRLAVLEGRRALQGHQADRAFDEMELLVVRLDRQGRIVFCNRYLLELTGWTWPQVVGRDWFDLFVPEHEGVKEIFHQQMAQGTIMLQYKNSILTRHKELRQVVWKNALLRDAQGQVVGTTSIGQDITALEQAEQEHARSERLLRQIVQTVQDVVLLTDANALIQYATPSVYPVAGWKPEEVVGRSVYSLLDSEQQRIYERMIREATPEKHLAQVGFSYQHPDGRQRILEASINFLFSPEGVFQGAVVGIRDVTERYQAEQAVRESEQRLRELANSMRDVVMMLDLKGAIEYVTPSVKAALGYDPEELLGRSAFDFFDPEDHGWVLEAVRAAREGRRPLRLEYQHRHRDGSRIWLETQLDFIYDPEGQPLRMVLGARQIQDRREAEEQLRQSEQMLRQITNAMQDVVALTDSKGYIRYVTPSVERLLGYKPEQMLGQPAFDFLVPEDRTKAMQLAEQGLAGGGGYRLEGRYRHAEGHYIWIDTLVNFITDEKGNPTGSVVSGRDVTERRQAEEALREREYRLSQITNSIQDVVLLLDPYGRVQYATPSVKQTLGFAPEELVGRPVSMLADAAQWRAIRQQGRQAIQERRACKIECSCRHKDGHRVWIESLVNFVWDELGALQGVVVGMRDTSERKQQQAYVEYMAYHDELTKLPNRRALRRAAEALLTRAAQQDVPLSLLYLDLDNFKTVNDSLGHDVGDELLVEVSQVLSKQLRAEDMLARLGGDEFACILYNTEAERAQQVAFRMARAIRGALGGDNITLNLPNLGVSVGIASFPKDGSSFVELLKVADIAMYQAKDSGSRVVVYDAAKSPYTNERLQFEADLRKATQGQQLQLLYQPIWHLKERRLEGAEALLCWPYQGRVLSASEFVPLAEEVHLVEQMDLLALQKGLLQLKSWHQAGQRYYVSLNISTQSLVQPEVVRELLQQLASAEIDPRWLTLEITESVVLREPEQARKVLSVFKGLGVRVAIDDFGSGYASLSYLRQLPLDRLKIDRSFISYLGTSVRDEKLVRAAIDLAHSLEAEVVAEGVETPLQLEWLGENDCDLVQGYLLGHPTPIEDWPPRSIERWFLPAIKAED encoded by the coding sequence ATGGGCAGTCGGGCCTATGGCGGGGTATGGCTGGTAGCAGGGCTGCTATCCGCGGTTTTGCTGGTGTGGGGCGTGGCTGCCCGCTGGTGGGGCTGGGCCCTCGTGTGCGCATTGCTGCTAGGGCTTTTGGCCTGGCTGTACTGGAGGCTGGCGGTGCTCGAGGGTCGCCGTGCGCTTCAGGGGCACCAGGCCGACCGCGCGTTCGACGAAATGGAACTGCTGGTAGTCAGGCTAGACCGGCAGGGCCGCATTGTTTTTTGTAACCGGTATTTGCTCGAGCTTACTGGCTGGACATGGCCCCAGGTGGTCGGGCGTGATTGGTTTGATTTATTCGTGCCGGAGCATGAGGGGGTCAAGGAGATTTTTCATCAACAAATGGCCCAAGGCACCATCATGCTCCAGTACAAAAACAGCATCCTGACCCGCCATAAAGAACTGCGGCAGGTGGTGTGGAAGAATGCCCTGTTGCGCGACGCGCAGGGGCAGGTGGTGGGCACTACCTCCATCGGGCAAGATATTACTGCGCTCGAGCAGGCCGAGCAGGAGCATGCACGAAGTGAAAGACTGCTGCGCCAGATTGTCCAGACCGTGCAGGACGTGGTATTGCTGACCGATGCCAATGCCCTCATTCAGTATGCGACGCCCTCGGTATATCCGGTGGCCGGATGGAAGCCAGAAGAGGTGGTGGGCCGGTCGGTGTACAGCCTGCTGGATTCAGAACAACAGCGCATCTACGAGCGGATGATCCGCGAGGCCACACCCGAAAAACACTTAGCCCAGGTGGGCTTTTCCTATCAACACCCTGATGGCCGACAGCGGATTTTGGAGGCTTCCATCAACTTCCTTTTTTCGCCCGAGGGCGTTTTCCAGGGGGCCGTAGTAGGGATTCGGGACGTCACCGAGCGTTACCAGGCCGAGCAGGCCGTGCGCGAGAGCGAGCAGCGCTTGCGCGAGCTGGCCAACTCCATGCGCGATGTGGTGATGATGCTCGACCTGAAAGGAGCCATTGAGTACGTGACCCCTTCGGTCAAGGCTGCCCTGGGGTACGACCCCGAGGAGCTGCTGGGACGGAGCGCCTTTGACTTTTTCGACCCGGAAGACCATGGATGGGTATTGGAGGCGGTGCGGGCGGCCCGTGAAGGGCGGCGTCCCTTGCGCCTGGAGTACCAGCACCGCCACAGGGATGGTTCAAGAATCTGGCTCGAGACCCAGCTCGACTTCATCTACGACCCGGAGGGTCAGCCATTGCGTATGGTACTGGGTGCTCGCCAGATTCAAGACCGACGCGAGGCCGAGGAACAACTCCGCCAAAGTGAACAAATGCTGCGGCAAATTACCAATGCCATGCAGGATGTGGTGGCCCTGACCGACTCGAAGGGTTATATACGCTATGTCACCCCCTCGGTCGAGCGTTTGTTGGGGTACAAACCCGAGCAGATGCTGGGTCAGCCGGCTTTCGATTTTCTGGTGCCCGAAGACCGCACCAAGGCCATGCAGCTGGCCGAGCAGGGCCTGGCCGGGGGAGGGGGTTACCGCCTCGAGGGCCGTTACCGGCACGCCGAGGGCCACTATATCTGGATTGACACCCTGGTCAACTTCATCACTGACGAAAAGGGCAATCCTACGGGTAGCGTGGTGAGTGGGCGCGACGTCACCGAGCGGCGACAAGCCGAAGAAGCCCTACGGGAACGCGAGTATCGCCTGAGCCAGATTACCAACTCCATTCAGGATGTGGTCTTGCTGCTCGATCCATATGGCAGGGTGCAGTATGCGACCCCTTCTGTAAAGCAGACCCTGGGTTTTGCGCCAGAGGAGCTGGTAGGCCGCCCCGTTTCGATGCTGGCCGATGCAGCCCAGTGGCGGGCCATTCGGCAGCAGGGCCGCCAAGCCATTCAGGAGCGGCGGGCCTGCAAGATTGAGTGCAGTTGCCGACACAAGGATGGACACCGGGTTTGGATTGAGAGCCTGGTTAATTTTGTATGGGATGAATTGGGGGCTTTGCAGGGCGTTGTGGTGGGGATGCGGGATACCAGTGAGCGCAAACAACAACAGGCTTATGTGGAATACATGGCCTACCACGACGAACTCACCAAGCTGCCCAACCGCCGGGCGCTGCGGCGGGCTGCTGAAGCGTTGCTGACCAGGGCGGCCCAGCAGGATGTGCCGCTTAGCTTGCTGTACCTCGATCTGGATAATTTCAAAACCGTCAACGACTCCCTGGGGCATGATGTGGGCGATGAGCTGCTGGTAGAGGTTTCACAGGTCTTGAGCAAACAACTCCGCGCCGAGGATATGCTGGCCCGACTGGGGGGCGACGAGTTTGCTTGCATTTTGTACAACACCGAAGCAGAGCGAGCCCAGCAGGTGGCCTTTCGTATGGCTCGAGCCATTCGGGGAGCCCTTGGCGGGGATAACATTACGCTCAACCTGCCCAACCTGGGCGTGAGCGTGGGCATTGCCAGCTTTCCCAAAGACGGCAGTAGTTTTGTGGAATTGCTCAAGGTGGCCGATATTGCCATGTACCAGGCCAAGGACTCGGGCAGCCGGGTGGTTGTTTACGATGCGGCCAAAAGCCCTTACACCAACGAGCGGCTGCAGTTCGAGGCAGATCTGCGCAAGGCCACCCAGGGCCAACAGCTCCAACTTCTTTATCAGCCCATCTGGCACCTAAAAGAGCGCCGCCTGGAGGGGGCCGAGGCTTTATTGTGCTGGCCCTACCAGGGAAGGGTTTTGAGCGCTTCGGAGTTCGTGCCGCTGGCCGAGGAGGTGCACCTGGTGGAGCAGATGGATCTATTGGCGCTCCAGAAAGGTTTGTTGCAACTAAAGAGCTGGCATCAAGCGGGGCAACGCTACTACGTGTCGCTCAACATCTCCACCCAGTCGTTGGTGCAGCCCGAGGTGGTTCGCGAGCTGTTGCAGCAACTGGCCAGCGCTGAAATAGACCCCCGCTGGCTCACCCTCGAGATCACCGAGAGTGTGGTGTTGCGTGAACCCGAACAGGCCCGTAAAGTGCTGAGCGTATTCAAAGGCCTGGGGGTTCGGGTGGCTATAGACGATTTTGGCAGCGGCTATGCGTCGCTGAGCTACCTGCGCCAGCTTCCGCTGGATCGCCTGAAGATTGACCGCAGCTTTATTAGCTACCTGGGCACCAGCGTGCGCGACGAGAAGCTGGTTCGGGCGGCCATCGATTTGGCGCACAGCCTCGAGGCCGAGGTGGTGGCCGAGGGGGTCGAAACCCCGCTGCAACTCGAGTGGCTTGGTGAAAACGACTGCGACTTGGTACAAGGATACCTGTTGGGTCACCCGACCCCGATTGAAGACTGGCCGCCGCGGTCTATCGAGCGGTGGTTCCTCCCTGCCATCAAGGCAGAGGATTAG